The following are encoded together in the Phocoena sinus isolate mPhoSin1 chromosome 11, mPhoSin1.pri, whole genome shotgun sequence genome:
- the IL17A gene encoding interleukin-17A isoform X1, which yields MARVRTSSVFQSLLLLLSLVALVKAGIIIPQSPGCPHVEDKNFPQYVRLNLNILNQKVNSRRPSDYYKRSTSPWTLHRNEDSERYPSVIWEAKCSHLGCVNAEGKVDHHMNSVPIQQEILVLRREPQHCPHSFRLEKMLVAVGCTCVTPIVRHMA from the exons ATGGCTCGTGTGAGAACTTCATCCGTG TTCCagtcactgctgctgctgctgagtcTGGTGGCTCTTGTGAAGGCAGGAATCATAATCCCACAAAGTCCAGGCTGCCCGCATGTTGAGGACAAGAACTTCCCCCAGTATGTGAGGCTCAACCTAAACATCCTTAACCAGAAAGTGAATTCCAGAAGACCCTCCGATTACTACAAACGCTCCACCTCACCTTGGACTCTCCA CCGCAATGAGGACTCTGAGAGGTACCCCTCTGTGATCTGGGAGGCCAAGTGCAGCCACTTGGGCTGTGTCAATGCTGAAGGGAAGGTGGACCATCACATGAACTCCGTCCCCATCCAGCAAGAGATCCTGGTCCTGCGAAGGGAGCCTCAGCACTGCCCCCACTCCTTCCGGCTGGAGAAGATGCTGGTGGCCGTCGGCTGCACCTGTGTCACCCCCATTGTCCGCCACATGGCTTAA
- the IL17A gene encoding interleukin-17A isoform X2 produces MARVRTSSVSLLLLLSLVALVKAGIIIPQSPGCPHVEDKNFPQYVRLNLNILNQKVNSRRPSDYYKRSTSPWTLHRNEDSERYPSVIWEAKCSHLGCVNAEGKVDHHMNSVPIQQEILVLRREPQHCPHSFRLEKMLVAVGCTCVTPIVRHMA; encoded by the exons ATGGCTCGTGTGAGAACTTCATCCGTG tcactgctgctgctgctgagtcTGGTGGCTCTTGTGAAGGCAGGAATCATAATCCCACAAAGTCCAGGCTGCCCGCATGTTGAGGACAAGAACTTCCCCCAGTATGTGAGGCTCAACCTAAACATCCTTAACCAGAAAGTGAATTCCAGAAGACCCTCCGATTACTACAAACGCTCCACCTCACCTTGGACTCTCCA CCGCAATGAGGACTCTGAGAGGTACCCCTCTGTGATCTGGGAGGCCAAGTGCAGCCACTTGGGCTGTGTCAATGCTGAAGGGAAGGTGGACCATCACATGAACTCCGTCCCCATCCAGCAAGAGATCCTGGTCCTGCGAAGGGAGCCTCAGCACTGCCCCCACTCCTTCCGGCTGGAGAAGATGCTGGTGGCCGTCGGCTGCACCTGTGTCACCCCCATTGTCCGCCACATGGCTTAA